One window from the genome of Vanessa tameamea isolate UH-Manoa-2023 chromosome 13, ilVanTame1 primary haplotype, whole genome shotgun sequence encodes:
- the Mhc gene encoding myosin heavy chain, muscle isoform X10, which yields MPKPQVQEGEDPDPTPYLFVSLEQKRIDQSKPYDGKKACWVPDEKEGFVQGEIKATKGDLVTVNLPGGETKDFKKDLVAQVNPPKYEKCEDMSNLTYLNDASVLYNLKQRYYHKLIYTYSGLFCVAINPYKRFPVYTFRCAKLYRGKRRSEVPPHIFAISDGAYVNMLTNHENQSMLITGESGAGKTENTKKVIAYFATVGAAQKKDPTQDKKGSLEDQVVQTNPVLEAFGNAKTVRNDNSSRFGKFIRIHFGPSGKLAGADIETYLLEKARVISQQALERSYHIFYQMMSGSVSGLKDMCLLSNDIYDYYIVSQGKTTIPNVDDGEECLLTDQAFDILGFTQEEKDNVYKITAAVMHMGCMKFKQRGREEQAEADGTEDGEKVAKLLGVDCPDLYKNLLKPRIKVGNEFVTQGRNKDQVTNSVGALCKGMFDRLFKWLVKKCNETLDTKQKRQHFIGVLDIAGFEIFDMNGFNQLCINFTNEKLQQYFNHFMFVLEQEEYEREGIIWDFIDFGMDLQPTINLIEKPMGILSILEEESMFPKATDQTFVEKLNNNHLGKSAPYLKPKPPKPGCQAAHFAIGHYAGNVGYNITGWLEKNKDPLNDTVVDQFKKGANKLLVEIFADHPGQSGDAGAGGGGKGAGGKRAKGSAFQTVSSLYREQLNNLMTTLRSTQPHFVRCIIPNELKQAGLIDSHLVMHQLTCNGVLEGIRICRKGFPNRMVYPDFKLRYKILAPQAAEKETDPKKIAQVILEATGLDVESYRLGHTKVFFRAGVLGQMEELRDDRLSKIVSWLQAYIRGYLSRKDFKKLQEQRLALQVVQRNLRKYLQLRTWPWWKLWQRVKPLLNVTRVEDEIAKLEEKAQKAQEAFEKEEKLRKEVEALNSKLLEEKQALLASLEGEKGSLSETQERANKLQAQKADLEGQLRDTQDRLTQEEDARNQLFQAKKKLEQEISGLKKDVEDLELNIQKSEQDKATKDHQIRNLNDEIAHQDELINKLNKEKKLQGESNQKTSEELQAAEDKVNHLNKVKQKLEQTLDELEDSLEREKKLRGDVEKQRRKVEGDLKLTQEAVSDLERNKKELEQTIQRKDKEISSLTAKLEDEQSLVSKVQKQIKELQARIEELEEEVESERQARAKAEKQRADLARELEELGERLEEAGGATSAQIELNKKREAELSKLRRDLEEANIQHESTLANLRKKHNDAVAEMGEQLDQLNKLKAKAEKERSQYFSEVNDLRAGLDHLSNEKAAQEKIVKQLQHQLNEVQGKADESNRTLNDLDAAKKKLSIENSDLLRQLEEAESQVSQLSKIKVSLTTQLEDTKRLADEEARERATLLGKFRNLEHDLDNIREQVEEEAEGKADLQRQLSKANAEAQLWRSKYESEGVARSEELEEAKRKLQARLAEAEETIESLNQKVVALEKTKQRLSTEVEDLQLEVDRATAIANAAEKKQKAFDKIIGEWKLKVDDLAAELDASQKECRNYSTELFRLKGAYEEGQEQLEAVRRENKNLADEVKDLLDQIGEGGRNIHEIEKARKRLEAEKDELQAALEEAEAALEQEENKVLRAQLELSQVRQEIDRRIQEKEEEFENTRKNHQRALDSMQASLEAEAKGKAEALRMKKKLEADINELEIALDHANKANAEAQKNIKRYQAQIKDLQTALEEEQRARDDAREQLGISERRANALQNELEESRTLLEQADRARRQAEQELGDAHEQLNELSAQSASLSAAKRKLESELQTLHSDLDELLNEAKNSEEKAKKAMVDAARLADELRAEQEHAQTQEKLRKALEQQIKELQVRLDEAEANALKGGKKAIQKLEQRVRELENELDGEQRRHADAQKNLRKAERRIKELTFQAEEDRKNHERMQDLVDKLQQKIKTYKRQIEEAEEIAALNLAKFRKAQQELEEAEERADLAEQAISKFRGKGRAGSAARGVSPAPQRTRPAFDGFGTFPPRFDLAPENDF from the exons ATGCCGAAGCCACAAGTACAAGAGGGCGAGGACCCCGATCCGACCCCATACCTGTTCGTCTCTCTCGAACAAAAGCGTATCGACCAGAGCAAGCCCTACGATGGCAAGAAGGCTTGCTGGGTTCCAGACGAAAAAGAGGGCTTCGTGCAGGGTGAAATTAAGGCCACCAAGGGCGACCTGGTGACCGTTAACCTTCCCGGAGGCGAG ACCAAAGACTTCAAGAAGGACCTAGTAGCACAAGTCAACCCGCCTAAGTACGAAAAATGTGAGGATATGTCCAACTTGACATACCTCAACGACGCTTCGGTTTTGTATAACTTGAAGCAGAGATATTACCATAAGCTTATTTAC ACGTACTCGGGTCTCTTCTGTGTCGCCATCAACCCTTACAAGAGATTCCCCGTGTACACGTTCCGATGTGCCAAGCTTTACCGAGGCAAGCGTCGTTCGGAAGTGCCACCCCACATTTTCGCCATTTCCGACGGCGCCTACGTCAACATGTTGACCAACCACGAGAATCAATCTATGTTGATTAC CGGTGAGTCTGGTGCCGGAAAGACTGAGAACACGAAGAAGGTAATTGCTTACTTCGCCACCGTTGGTGCAGCGCAAAAGAAGGACCCTACCCAGGACAAGAAGGGATCCCTGGAAGACCAGGTCGTCCAAACTAACCCTGTGCTTGAAGCCTTCGGTAACGCCAAGACTGTGCGTAACGACAACTCCTCCCGTTTC GGTAAATTCATCCGTATTCACTTCGGCCCCTCTGGAAAACTGGCTGGTGCTGACATTGAGACCT ACCTGCTCGAGAAGGCTCGTGTAATTTCCCAGCAAGCCCTTGAGCGTTCTTACCACATCTTCTACCAGATGATGTCTGGTTCCGTAAGCGGTCTTAAAG ACATGTGTCTGCTGTCAAACGAcatatatgattattacatcGTATCGCAAGGAAAAACTACAATCCCAAACGTAGATGATGGCGAGGAATGTCTTTTGACCGAT CAAGCCTTCGACATTCTTGGTTTCACTCAAGAAGAGAAGGACAATGTTTACAAGATCACCGCCGCTGTAATGCACATGGGTTGTATGAAGTTCAAGCAGAGGGGTCGTGAAGAACAGGCTGAAGCTGATGGCACTGAG gaTGGTGAAAAGGTTGCCAAGCTGCTCGGCGTTGACTGCCCGGACCTGTACAAGAACTTACTGAAGCCCCGCATCAAGGTCGGAAACGAGTTCGTGACCCAGGGTCGTAACAAGGACCAAGTCACCAACTCCGTCGGTGCTCTTTGTAAGGGCATGTTCGATCGTCTCTTCAAGTGGCTCGTCAAGAAGTGTAACGAAACCCTAGACACCAAACAGAAGAGACAGCACTTCATCGGTGTACTGGATATTGCTGGTTTCGAAATCTTCGAC ATGAACGGGTTTAATCAGCTCTGTATTAACTTTACCAACGAAAAATTGCAACagtattttaatcatttcatgTTCGTCCTAGAACAAGAGGAATACGAAAGAGAAGGGATCATATGGGACTTTATTGATTTTGGTATGGACCTTCAACCGAccattaatttaatagaaaag CCTATGGGTATCCTCTCAATTCTTGAGGAAGAGTCTATGTTCCCGAAAGCTACCGACCAGACATTCGTTGAGAAGTTGAACAACAACCACTTGGGTAAATCTGCTCCTTACCTGAAGCCTAAACCCCCCAAGCCTGGTTGCCAAGCCGCTCACTTCGCTATTGGTCACTACGCCGGTAAT GTCGGTTACAACATCACCGGATGGCTGGAAAAGAACAAGGACCCTCTTAACGACACTGTCGTTGACCAGTTCAAGAAGGGTGCCAACAAACTGTTGGTGGAAATTTTCGCTGACCATCCTGGCCAGTCTGGTGATGCTGGTGCTGGTGGTGGCGGCAAGG GCGCTGGAGGCAAGCGTGCTAAGGGTTCTGCTTTCCAGACCGTGTCATCACTTTACAGG GAACAACTTAACAATTTGATGACAACGCTGAGGTCCACTCAACCTCACTTCGTGCGTTGTATCATTCCCAATGAATTGAAACAGGCTG GTCTCATCGACTCTCACCTTGTGATGCACCAGCTCACCTGTAACGGTGTGCTTGAAGGCATCCGTATTTGCCGTAAAGGTTTCCCCAACAGGATGGTCTACCCTGACTTCAAGCTCCG CTACAAGATCCTGGCCCCTCAAGCAGCGGAAAAAGAAACTGACCCTAAGAAAATCGCCCAAGTCATCTTAGAAGCTACGGGCTTGGATGTCGAGTCCTACCGTCTGGGTCATACCAAG GTATTCTTCCGCGCTGGTGTTCTGGGTCAGATGGAAGAGTTGCGTGACGACAGACTGTCTAAGATCGTATCTTGGCTCCAGGCCTACATCCGCGGTTACCTTTCCCGTAAGGACTTCAAGAAGTTGCAGGAACAGag ATTGGCTCTCCAAGTTGTCCAACGCAACTTGCGCAAGTACTTGCAGCTCCGCACCTGGCCATGGTGGAAACTGTGGCAGAGGGTCAAGCCCCTCCTCAACGTCACCCGCGTCGAGGATGAGATCGCG AAACTGGAGGAGAAGGCTCAAAAGGCCCAGGAGGCTTTTGAGAAGGAAGAGAAGCTCCGCAAGGAGGTCGAGGCCCTCAACTCTAAACTGCTTGAGGAGAAGCAGGCCCTACTTGCTTCTCTCGAGGGAGAGAAGGGTTCTCTCTCTGAAACCCAGGAGCGTGCCAACAAACTCCAAGCACAGAAGGCTGATCTCGAGGGTCAACTTAGg GACACACAAGACCGTCTCACCCAGGAGGAGGATGCCCGCAACCAGCTATTCCAAGCCAAGAAGAAGTTGGAACAGGAAATCTCTGGCCTGAAGAAAGATGTAGAAGACCTCGAACTTAACATCCAGAAGTCTGAACAAGACAAGGCTACCAAAGACCACCAAATCCGCAACTTAAACGATGAAATCGCCCACCAGGACGAGCTCATTAACAAACTCAACAAGGAAAAGAAACTTCAAGGAGAATCTAACCAGAAGACCTCTGAGGAGCTGCAAGCCGCCGAAGACAAGGTTAACCACCTTAACAAGGTCAAGCAGAAGCTCGAGCAGACCCTTGATGAGCTCGAAGACTCATTGGAGCGTGAAAAGAAACTGCGTGGTGATGTTGAGAAGCAGAGGAGGAAGGTTGAAGGCGACCTTAAACTTACCCAGGAAGCCGTCTCTGACCTCGAACGCAACAAAAAGGAACTCGAACAAACTATTCAGCGCAAGGACAAGGAAATCTCATCTCTCACTGCCAAGCTCGAAGACGAACAATCTTTGGTCAGCAAGGTCCAGAAACAGATCAAGGAACTGCAAGCCCGCATCGAGGAACTGGAAGAAGAAGTCGAATCCGAACGCCAGGCCCGTGCTAAGGCTGAGAAGCAGCGCGCTGATCTCGCTCGTGAACTCGAAGAGTTGGGTGAACGTCTCGAGGAAGCCGGTGGTGCCACCTCTGCCCAAATTGAACTCAACAAGAAGCGTGAGGCTGAGCTCAGCAAGCTCCGTCGTGACTTGGAGGAGGCTAACATTCAGCACGAGTCCACCCTCGCCAACCTCCGCAAGAAGCACAACGATGCCGTTGCGGAAATGGGTGAGCAGCTCGACCAGCTCAACAAGCTTAAGGCTAA GGCTGAGAAAGAGCGCTCTCAATACTTTAGCGAAGTCAATGACCTTCGCGCCGGTCTCGACCACTTGTCCAACGAAAAG GCTGCTCAAGAAAAGATCGTCAAGCAACTTCAACACCAGCTCAACGAGGTTCAAGGCAAGGCTGATGAATCCAACCGCACCCTCAACGACCTGGATGCCGCTAAGAAGAAGTTGTCGATTGAGAACTCCGACCTGCTCCGCCAGTTGGAGGAGGCTGAGTCCCAGGTGTCGCAGCTCTCCAAGATTAAGGTGTCGCTCACCACACAGTTGGAGGACACCAAGAGGCTCGCTGACGAAGAGGCCAGG GAACGCGCTACTTTGCTCGGCAAGTTCCGCAACCTCGAACACGATTTGGACAACATCCGCGAGCAAGTGGAAGAGGAAGCCGAAGGCAAGGCTGACCTACAGCGTCAACTGTCCAAGGCTAACGCTGAAGCTCAACTCTGGCGCTCCAAGTACGAGTCCGAAGGTGTTGCTCGCTCCGAGGAACTCGAAGAAGCCAAGCGCAAACTTCAAGCCCGTCTCGCCGAAGCCGAAGAAACTATCGAGTCTCTCAACCAGAAGGTTGTTGCTCTCGAGAAGACCAAGCAGCGTCTTTCCACCGAAGTCGAGGACTTGCAACTCGAGGTTGACCGTGCCACTGCCATCGCTAACGCTGCTGAGAAAAAACAGAAGGCGTTCGATAAGATCATTGGTGAATGGAAACTCAAGGTCGATGACCTTGCTGCTGAACTTGACGCCAGCCAAAAGGAATGCCGTAACTACTCTACCGAATTATTCCGCCTTAAGGGTGCCTACGAGGAAGGTCAGGAACAACTCGAGGCCGTACGCCGTGAAAACAAGAACCTCGCTGATGAAGTCAAGGATCTCCTTGACCAGATTGGCGAAGGTGGCCGCAACATCCATGAAATCGAGAAGGCCAGGAAGCGTCTTGAAGCCGAAAAGGACGAACTCCAAGCTGCTCTCGAGGAAGCCGAAGCAGCTCTTGAACAAGAAGAGAACAAGGTTCTGCGCGCTCAACTCGAGCTGTCTCAAGTCAGACAGGAGATCGACAGGAGGATCCAGGAGAAGGAAGAAGAATTCGAAAACACCCGCAAGAACCACCAACGTGCCTTGGACTCTATGCAAGCTTCCCTTGAAGCAGAGGCTAAGGGCAAGGCTGAGGCCCTGCGCATGAAGAAGAAGTTGGAGGCTGACATCAACGAGCTCGAGATCGCCCTCGACCACGCCAACAAAGCTAACGCTGAAGCCCAGAAGAACATTAAACGTTACCAGGCACAGATCAAGGACCTCCAAACTGCCTTGGAAGAAGAACAGCGTGCTCGTGATGATGCCCGCGAACAGCTTGGAATCTCAGAGCGTCGTGCAAATGCCCTCCAAAATGAGCTCGAAGAATCGCGTACGCTTCTTGAACAAGCCGACCGTGCCCGCCGCCAAGCTGAACAAGAACTTGGTGATGCCCACGAACAGCTCAACGAACTTTCTGCTCAAAGCGCTTCCCTCTCTGCTGCTAAGAGGAAACTCGAGTCCGAGCTCCAGACCCTGCACTCTGACCTTGATGAACTCCTTAACGAGGCTAAGAACTCCGAGGAGAAGGCAAAGAAGGCCATGGTTGATGCTGCCAGGCTTGCCGACGAACTCCGTGCTGAGCAAGAACACGCCCAGACACAGGAGAAACTTCGCAAGGCACTTGAACAGCAGATCAAGGAATTGCAAGTCAGGCTTGACGAAGCTGAAGCTAACGCGCTCAAGGGAGGCAAGAAGGCCATCCAGAAACTTGAACAAAGAGTCAGGGAGCTTGAAAACGAGCTCGACGGTGAACAGAGGAGGCACGCTGATGCACAGAAGAACCTGCGCAAGGCTGAGAGACGCATCAAGGAATTAACCTTCCAGGCTGAAGAAGACCGCAAGAACCACGAACGTATGCAGGACCTGGTTGACAAACTGCAGCAGAAGATCAAGACCTACAAGAGGCAGATCGAAGAAGCCGAAGAGATCGCCGCCCTTAACTTGGCTAAGTTCCGTAAGGCACAGCAGGAATTGGAAGAAGCTGAAGAAAGGGCAGACCTTGCCGAGCAAGCTATCAGCAAATTCCGTGGCAAGGGACGCGCGGGATCAGCTGCGAGAGGAGTCAGTCCGGCG CCCCAACGTACGCGCCCCGCCTTTGACGGTTTCGGCACCTTCCCACCAAGGTTCGACCTGGCGCCCGAAAACGATTTCTAA